The proteins below are encoded in one region of Methanosarcina barkeri 3:
- a CDS encoding beta-propeller fold lactonase family protein — protein sequence MILISPTTLATSTQNSSIIGPDGYQNSSIIGPDGYQNSSIIGPDGYQNSSITGSYAYITSSDTDTVAIIDTLTDNVTNIVDTETFTSTDIRNGGDSPFGVAVTPNGTEVYVTNTNSGTVSVIDKVTNSVVAIVDVKGYARGIAVNPTGTKVYVASDFMDYDSERATHGIVSEIDTATKTVTATIKVGVSPYGVAVSPNGTEVYVVNRDSSTISIVDTTTKKFKATIPVGDGDYYPYNNEGPTGVAIAPDGKNLYVTRDVYGNAAVFVINTTTETITAIIKVGTEPNGIAVNSDGTKVYVANSGSSTVSVIDTSTNNVTATVNVGKGPYGIAVTPDGTKVYTTNYRDNTVSVIDTSTNTVINTVNAGSRPYSFGQFIGPAPANLILPVANFSSNVTEGYVPFCVQFRDLSENATSVSWDFENDGVINSTDRNPIHEYIVPGNYTVNLTAINENGTNSTFATINALDKSVPVSHWEFHPEEPVSGDILYINGSAFPGNKVDVFATFEKTVPVSMGRYEYSLEDIVIPEGSNNSYKVEAQGAKNLNVRVKMILWVTKSSKASGNTATVSQSNVPPGNYKMRIDGNAGEGVSEVNLKVTASQETNIDSNGNFNYSYNTTAIPPGIFKIKIGNITKEITIKPEKIEQSAPVLQ from the coding sequence TTGATACTGATTTCGCCTACTACCCTGGCAACTTCAACACAAAATTCCTCGATTATAGGACCAGATGGATATCAAAATTCCTCGATTATAGGACCAGATGGATATCAAAATTCCTCGATTATAGGACCAGATGGGTATCAGAATTCCTCAATAACAGGGTCATATGCATACATTACCAGTTCCGATACGGACACTGTCGCTATAATTGACACACTGACAGATAACGTTACAAATATCGTGGATACAGAAACTTTTACCAGTACAGACATACGAAATGGAGGAGATTCTCCGTTTGGAGTGGCAGTTACCCCAAACGGGACAGAAGTATATGTGACAAACACGAACAGTGGCACTGTTTCTGTAATTGATAAAGTTACAAACAGTGTTGTAGCAATAGTGGATGTAAAAGGTTATGCTCGTGGAATTGCAGTTAACCCAACAGGAACAAAAGTATATGTGGCCAGTGATTTTATGGATTATGATAGTGAACGTGCAACTCATGGTATTGTTTCTGAAATTGATACAGCCACAAAGACGGTTACAGCCACAATAAAAGTGGGAGTAAGTCCTTATGGAGTTGCAGTCAGCCCCAATGGAACAGAGGTATATGTAGTGAACAGAGATAGCAGCACAATCTCTATAGTTGATACAACAACAAAAAAGTTCAAAGCAACAATCCCTGTGGGAGATGGAGACTATTATCCATATAATAATGAAGGGCCCACTGGGGTTGCAATCGCTCCAGACGGGAAAAACCTTTACGTGACGAGAGATGTTTATGGTAACGCTGCTGTTTTCGTAATTAACACGACCACAGAAACCATTACAGCAATAATTAAGGTAGGAACAGAGCCTAATGGAATTGCAGTCAACTCCGATGGAACAAAGGTATACGTGGCAAATTCTGGTAGCAGTACCGTTTCCGTAATTGATACATCCACAAACAATGTTACAGCTACGGTGAATGTAGGGAAAGGTCCTTACGGAATTGCAGTTACTCCGGATGGAACGAAAGTGTATACAACTAACTATCGGGACAATACTGTCTCTGTAATCGATACAAGCACAAACACTGTTATAAACACGGTCAATGCGGGAAGTCGTCCATATTCCTTTGGGCAGTTTATAGGTCCTGCCCCGGCAAATTTGATACTTCCCGTCGCAAACTTCAGCAGCAACGTTACCGAGGGTTATGTTCCGTTTTGTGTGCAGTTTAGAGACCTATCAGAAAATGCGACTTCTGTGAGCTGGGACTTTGAAAATGACGGAGTTATTAACTCCACAGACAGAAATCCAATACATGAGTACATAGTTCCTGGAAACTATACGGTTAATCTAACTGCAATTAATGAAAACGGTACAAACTCAACATTTGCTACAATTAATGCTTTAGATAAATCGGTGCCTGTCAGTCACTGGGAGTTCCACCCTGAAGAACCTGTTTCCGGGGACATATTATATATAAACGGTAGCGCTTTTCCGGGGAACAAAGTCGATGTCTTTGCAACTTTTGAGAAAACAGTACCTGTTTCAATGGGAAGATATGAATATAGTCTTGAAGACATCGTAATTCCTGAGGGTTCTAATAATTCATATAAAGTTGAGGCCCAGGGAGCCAAAAATCTCAATGTAAGGGTGAAGATGATTCTCTGGGTAACAAAAAGCTCAAAGGCTTCAGGGAATACTGCAACCGTATCTCAATCGAATGTTCCTCCGGGAAACTATAAAATGAGAATCGACGGGAATGCTGGAGAAGGTGTTTCAGAAGTTAATCTGAAGGTCACAGCTTCTCAGGAAACAAATATTGATTCTAACGGAAACTTCAATTACTCTTATAATACAACAGCTATTCCTCCAGGAATTTTTAAGATAAAGATAGGAAATATCACAAAAGAAATAACCATTAAACCTGAGAAGATAGAACAGTCTGCACCAGTGCTCCAGTAG
- a CDS encoding bile acid:sodium symporter family protein: MLQKFTALFPLWAVLLSVVAYFYPEYFAPHQGLIVPFLSLIMLGMGITLSVDSFLAVLKRPSVVLLGTLMQYTIMPLAAWIVCQVLKLPPDLAAGVILLGCCPGGTASNVISYLAKADVALSIVLTSVSTLIAFLATPFLTWVFIGQTVDVDVMGMLISVVNVVIVPVVLGLAINYFFEKRINAVREVFPAISAAAIVIIIAVIIGTNSANLGKSGPLVLLAVILHNGLGLAGGYGVSKALRLSETEARTIAIEVGMQNSGLSVALAIKHFTATAALPGAIFSIWHNLSGAFLAGHWSKQSVSVHDKSKMPSKKGIHSKKLG, encoded by the coding sequence ATGCTTCAAAAATTTACGGCTCTGTTTCCCCTCTGGGCGGTTCTTCTATCGGTTGTTGCATATTTTTATCCTGAATATTTTGCTCCTCATCAGGGGCTTATCGTACCTTTTCTAAGCCTTATTATGCTCGGGATGGGAATCACTCTCTCGGTGGACAGTTTCCTTGCAGTATTGAAAAGGCCTTCGGTAGTCCTCCTGGGTACCTTAATGCAGTACACTATTATGCCACTTGCAGCCTGGATAGTTTGCCAGGTTCTGAAGCTTCCACCTGATCTGGCTGCTGGCGTGATTTTGCTGGGCTGCTGTCCTGGCGGCACGGCTTCGAATGTGATCTCTTATTTAGCAAAAGCCGATGTGGCCCTTTCAATAGTACTTACCTCGGTTTCTACCCTGATTGCTTTTCTAGCAACACCTTTCCTTACCTGGGTTTTTATAGGCCAGACTGTGGATGTTGACGTAATGGGCATGCTCATAAGCGTTGTAAATGTGGTAATCGTGCCTGTGGTACTCGGGCTTGCAATTAACTACTTCTTTGAAAAAAGGATAAACGCAGTACGTGAGGTCTTTCCGGCAATCTCAGCCGCCGCTATAGTAATTATAATCGCGGTAATTATAGGGACAAACAGCGCGAACCTTGGAAAAAGCGGCCCTCTGGTTCTGCTTGCAGTGATCTTACATAACGGGCTTGGCCTTGCAGGTGGTTATGGGGTTTCAAAGGCTTTACGGCTCAGCGAAACCGAAGCAAGAACTATTGCAATCGAGGTCGGGATGCAGAACTCCGGCCTGAGTGTAGCTCTTGCAATAAAACATTTCACAGCAACAGCAGCGCTTCCGGGTGCGATTTTCAGTATATGGCACAACCTGTCCGGAGCTTTTCTTGCAGGACACTGGTCAAAACAAAGTGTATCCGTTCATGATAAAAGTAAGATGCCTTCCAAAAAGGGCATTCATAGTAAGAAATTGGGGTAA
- a CDS encoding M13 family metallopeptidase produces MNRKGVINLFTFGIVLVNALTIVAFGSSETLRSNMSTSEKEKAFDPGSMNLSVKPGDDFYEYSEGAWIKSHPVPPDKTRYGEFEIVKDRTYDRVKGIVESAANNTSAPDGSLEQKIGKFYSMGMDNATLERQRFDPIKGELKMIDNISGASDLQTVSTQMMEYGLDPFFSMYAAPDKKNSKTMIATLSQGGLGLPDRDFYFRQDNESIKIREQYLAHVARMFVFLGDSPEIAESNARTVMRIETRLANASFTNVDNHDEVKTYNKMSLEELQTFAPGINWSCLFGSLVCPDVTEVNVRNPSFFKELSIALQDESIADWKTFLRWKLILGTSPYLSSDVEQEHFDFFGRKLNGQQEMKPRWKRVIDAENEAMGEAVGRVYADRYFDPDSRARMQEMVFNLKKAFGERLQNLTWMEPETRKEAFKKLEALDVQVGYPDEWLNYSELEIKNDSYVMNVLRASKFKFYHGPDGLDRIGRPVNRKLWEMNPQEANAYADYNKIIIVFPAGILQPPFFSKDADDAVNYGAIGSVIGHEMTHHFDSQGRKFDASGNLTDWWTTQDADNFNKNTEVLVDEYNRFEVLPDLYVNGNLTLPENVADFGGLTVAYHAYKLSLKEEPKTIDGFTGDQRFFLSFTQIWRESNTNESLRTLVLTDTHSPARFRVNGVVFNVPEFYRAFPNVKSSDKLYRIENKRPVIW; encoded by the coding sequence ATGAATAGGAAGGGAGTGATAAATCTGTTCACTTTTGGCATCGTACTGGTTAACGCTTTAACCATTGTAGCTTTTGGTTCTTCCGAAACTTTGAGGAGTAACATGAGCACTTCAGAAAAGGAAAAAGCTTTCGACCCAGGAAGCATGAATCTCTCAGTAAAACCTGGAGACGACTTCTATGAGTATTCTGAGGGAGCCTGGATAAAAAGCCATCCTGTGCCACCGGACAAAACCCGATACGGAGAGTTCGAGATAGTAAAGGACAGGACTTATGACCGTGTTAAAGGAATAGTGGAGAGTGCAGCCAATAATACTTCAGCTCCTGATGGAAGCCTCGAGCAGAAGATTGGCAAGTTCTACAGTATGGGAATGGATAATGCTACTCTGGAAAGGCAGCGCTTTGACCCAATTAAAGGCGAGCTGAAGATGATAGACAATATCTCCGGTGCCTCCGATCTCCAGACCGTTTCGACTCAAATGATGGAATATGGCCTGGATCCTTTCTTCTCAATGTATGCCGCACCTGACAAGAAGAACAGCAAGACCATGATTGCTACCCTTAGTCAGGGAGGGTTGGGCCTTCCGGATAGGGATTTCTATTTCAGGCAGGACAACGAATCTATTAAGATCAGAGAACAGTATTTGGCCCATGTTGCAAGGATGTTCGTCTTCCTTGGTGATAGTCCGGAAATCGCTGAGAGTAATGCCAGGACCGTGATGAGGATAGAGACCAGGCTGGCCAATGCATCCTTTACCAACGTTGATAACCACGATGAAGTCAAAACGTACAATAAGATGAGCCTTGAGGAACTCCAGACTTTTGCTCCAGGCATTAACTGGTCCTGTCTCTTTGGCTCTCTGGTTTGTCCGGATGTAACTGAGGTCAATGTCAGAAATCCTTCCTTTTTTAAAGAGCTAAGCATCGCCCTTCAGGACGAAAGCATAGCTGACTGGAAGACCTTCCTGCGCTGGAAGTTGATTTTAGGGACGTCCCCTTACCTTAGCTCAGACGTAGAGCAGGAACATTTTGATTTTTTTGGGAGAAAACTCAATGGCCAGCAGGAAATGAAGCCGCGCTGGAAGAGAGTTATTGATGCGGAAAACGAGGCCATGGGCGAGGCTGTAGGCCGTGTCTATGCGGATAGATATTTTGATCCCGATTCCAGGGCCAGGATGCAGGAGATGGTATTCAACCTGAAGAAGGCCTTTGGAGAGAGACTTCAAAACCTTACATGGATGGAGCCTGAAACCAGGAAAGAAGCTTTCAAAAAGCTTGAAGCTCTGGATGTACAGGTAGGCTATCCTGATGAATGGCTGAACTATTCGGAGCTTGAAATTAAAAACGACTCATATGTAATGAATGTACTCAGGGCTTCTAAATTTAAGTTCTATCACGGTCCAGATGGTCTGGATAGAATAGGCCGGCCTGTAAATCGCAAACTATGGGAAATGAACCCCCAGGAAGCCAATGCCTATGCGGACTACAATAAAATAATCATAGTCTTCCCGGCAGGCATTCTTCAGCCGCCTTTCTTCAGTAAGGATGCCGATGACGCTGTCAACTATGGTGCCATAGGCTCTGTTATAGGACACGAGATGACTCACCACTTCGACAGCCAGGGCAGGAAGTTCGATGCGAGTGGAAATTTGACGGATTGGTGGACAACGCAAGACGCCGATAACTTCAATAAAAATACGGAGGTTCTGGTGGACGAATATAACAGGTTTGAGGTTCTGCCCGACCTGTACGTCAACGGTAACCTGACCCTGCCTGAGAACGTAGCAGATTTCGGCGGGTTGACAGTAGCCTACCACGCCTATAAGCTCTCATTAAAAGAAGAGCCGAAAACAATCGACGGATTCACTGGAGACCAGAGGTTCTTTTTAAGCTTCACCCAGATCTGGAGGGAATCGAACACGAATGAATCCTTGAGGACTCTGGTACTGACTGATACACACTCACCAGCCAGGTTCAGGGTCAATGGCGTAGTCTTCAACGTGCCTGAGTTTTACAGGGCTTTCCCGAACGTAAAATCCTCGGATAAACTATACAGAATTGAAAATAAGAGGCCTGTAATCTGGTAA
- a CDS encoding metal-dependent hydrolase, with the protein MLLFGHIGVTLGIFFAIGIFIPRLKTIIDPKYLAVGALLPDLIDKPLGMIIFASTFANGRIICHTLLFVLSLFLLGLYLYEKKKDIKVLSLASGSFFHLMEDQMWKTPKTLLWPLLGLQFPKNQVDFNGIEYLTRLFENSFTFHLSRSSTPEILGIGIIVILALHWLIKEFGQNKF; encoded by the coding sequence ATGCTTCTTTTTGGACATATTGGGGTTACATTGGGGATATTCTTCGCAATTGGGATTTTCATACCTCGGCTAAAAACTATTATAGATCCGAAATATTTAGCCGTTGGAGCTCTTTTGCCCGACTTAATCGACAAACCTCTAGGAATGATTATCTTTGCTTCTACCTTTGCAAACGGACGTATTATATGTCATACGCTGTTATTCGTTCTTTCCCTATTCCTGTTAGGTTTATATCTGTACGAAAAGAAAAAAGATATTAAAGTTCTTAGCCTTGCTTCAGGCTCTTTCTTTCACCTCATGGAAGATCAGATGTGGAAAACTCCCAAAACTCTGCTCTGGCCCCTCCTCGGACTGCAGTTCCCCAAAAATCAAGTCGATTTCAACGGAATTGAATACTTGACAAGACTGTTCGAAAACTCGTTTACGTTTCATCTCTCGCGTTCTTCCACTCCTGAAATCCTGGGTATAGGGATAATAGTTATTTTGGCACTACACTGGTTAATAAAAGAATTTGGACAAAATAAGTTTTAA
- the uvrA gene encoding excinuclease ABC subunit UvrA: protein MKNIIIKGAREHNLKNITVELPRDKLIVITGVSGSGKSTLAFDTVYAEGQRRYVESLSAYARQFLGLMNKPDVDSIEGLSPAISIEQKTTSKNPRSTVGTVTEIYDYLRLLFARIGTPYCPTHNIKIESQSPERIADSLNRECEGMVTILAPVVRQKKGTYQQLFRELNSEGFARMRVNGEIHRTDDEITLDRYKKHDIEVVIDRLDPSEDRSRLVEACENALQKADGLLIAVDSEGKDHLYSSNMACPVCGMAFEELQPRMFSFNSPFGACEACNGLGIKMEFDPDLIIPDKKLCLADGAVALYRNYLDSYRSQHLAAVAKHFGFDIFTPIEALTDEQYNALMYGSDELMQFSMSMKNGDAQWSHKGTWEGLLPQSERLYSQTKSEYRRKELEKFMQVKPCPKCEGKRLKEKVLAVKLGGKSIVDVTNLSILECIRFFENVELSEKEREIAKQVLKEIRSRLGFLEHVGLGYLTLSRGAGTLSGGEAQRIRLATQIGSNLMGVLYVLDEPSIGLHQRDNERLIQTLQTLRDLGNTLIVVEHDEDTIRAADYVLDVGPGAGVHGGYVVAEGTPEEIEINPESLTGQYLSGEKQIKPPALRRRSDAFIRLKGCRANNLKDIDVDIPIGVLTVVTGVSGSGKSTLIYDTLYKALTKKINKSSVTPGDYDELVFDSEIDKVIVIDQSPIGRTPRSNPATYTKVFDSIRQAFADTKEAKIRGYKNGRFSFNVKGGRCEACQGDGLIKIEMNFLPDVYIECEECKGTRYNRETREVKYRGKSIAEVLDMTVEEAAEHFENIPGIKNKLDTLTRVGLGYIKLGQSSTTLSGGEAQRIKLTRELSKKCTGKTIYLLDEPTTGLHFHDVKKLIAVLNRLVAKGNTVVVIEHNLDVIKSADYIIDLGPEGGNAGGEIIAEGTPEEVSTVQGSHTARFLAPKLSASYLDISGEESIEAVFEEGEEFEANSDEVEDDMYGDSEDFEEDSEENFEKDFEKDSENSRDFKHNKHRTDKALGEQFI, encoded by the coding sequence ATGAAAAATATTATTATTAAAGGGGCACGGGAACACAACCTGAAAAACATCACTGTTGAACTCCCGCGGGACAAATTAATTGTTATTACAGGGGTATCAGGCTCAGGAAAATCCACCCTGGCTTTTGACACGGTTTATGCCGAAGGGCAGCGGCGCTATGTGGAGTCGCTCTCAGCTTATGCACGGCAGTTCCTCGGGCTTATGAACAAGCCGGATGTTGACAGCATTGAGGGTTTATCTCCGGCGATTTCCATTGAGCAGAAAACGACCTCGAAAAACCCCAGGAGTACGGTCGGAACAGTCACTGAAATTTATGATTACCTGAGGCTGCTTTTTGCAAGGATCGGCACACCTTACTGCCCTACTCATAACATAAAAATCGAGTCACAGTCTCCTGAAAGGATTGCGGACAGCCTGAACAGGGAATGTGAGGGCATGGTTACAATTCTCGCGCCAGTAGTCCGGCAGAAGAAAGGGACATACCAGCAGCTTTTCAGGGAACTTAACAGTGAAGGTTTTGCCCGCATGAGGGTAAACGGCGAGATTCACAGGACTGACGACGAAATTACTCTTGACCGCTACAAAAAGCATGATATTGAAGTCGTTATTGACCGTCTGGACCCCTCAGAGGACCGTTCCAGACTTGTCGAGGCCTGTGAAAATGCCCTCCAGAAAGCAGACGGGCTCTTAATTGCGGTTGATTCGGAAGGAAAAGACCACCTTTATTCCTCAAACATGGCATGTCCGGTCTGCGGCATGGCTTTTGAAGAACTTCAGCCCAGGATGTTTTCCTTCAACAGTCCTTTCGGGGCCTGTGAAGCCTGTAATGGTCTCGGGATCAAGATGGAGTTCGACCCTGACCTCATTATTCCGGATAAAAAGCTCTGTCTCGCAGACGGAGCTGTTGCTCTGTACAGGAATTACCTGGACAGTTATCGGAGCCAGCATCTGGCAGCCGTGGCAAAGCATTTTGGTTTTGACATTTTTACTCCAATTGAGGCTCTCACGGATGAGCAGTATAATGCGCTTATGTACGGCTCGGACGAACTCATGCAGTTCAGCATGAGCATGAAAAATGGGGACGCCCAATGGTCTCACAAAGGAACATGGGAAGGGCTACTTCCGCAGTCCGAGAGGCTCTACAGCCAGACAAAATCCGAATACCGCCGAAAAGAACTTGAAAAATTCATGCAGGTAAAGCCCTGCCCGAAATGCGAAGGTAAACGTCTGAAGGAAAAAGTGCTTGCAGTAAAGCTCGGCGGAAAGTCCATTGTAGATGTAACAAATCTCTCAATTCTGGAATGCATTCGGTTTTTTGAAAATGTGGAACTCTCGGAAAAGGAAAGAGAGATCGCAAAACAGGTCTTAAAGGAAATCCGCTCAAGGCTTGGCTTTTTAGAGCATGTCGGGCTCGGTTATCTTACCCTTTCGAGAGGCGCAGGCACTCTCTCAGGCGGAGAAGCCCAGCGAATCCGGTTGGCTACCCAGATTGGTTCAAACCTTATGGGCGTGCTCTATGTGCTCGACGAACCCTCAATAGGGCTGCACCAGAGAGATAACGAACGGCTTATCCAGACACTTCAGACCCTGCGGGACCTTGGAAACACCCTGATAGTCGTGGAACATGATGAGGATACTATTAGAGCTGCGGACTATGTGCTCGATGTAGGTCCGGGTGCAGGCGTTCATGGTGGTTATGTAGTAGCCGAAGGCACACCAGAAGAGATCGAAATAAATCCGGAATCCCTTACAGGCCAGTACCTCTCAGGAGAAAAACAGATAAAGCCGCCTGCTCTTCGTCGGCGTAGTGACGCCTTCATAAGGCTTAAAGGATGCAGGGCTAACAACCTGAAGGACATAGACGTAGATATTCCCATAGGGGTCCTGACTGTAGTTACAGGCGTTTCGGGTTCAGGAAAGTCCACGTTAATTTACGATACCCTGTACAAAGCTTTGACAAAGAAGATAAACAAATCAAGTGTGACGCCAGGGGACTATGACGAGCTGGTTTTCGATTCCGAGATCGACAAGGTAATCGTTATTGACCAGAGCCCTATTGGCAGGACTCCTCGCTCAAACCCTGCTACTTATACCAAGGTTTTTGATTCCATAAGGCAGGCTTTTGCCGATACTAAAGAAGCCAAGATCCGGGGATATAAAAACGGACGTTTCTCCTTCAACGTAAAAGGAGGACGTTGTGAAGCCTGCCAGGGAGACGGGCTGATCAAAATCGAAATGAATTTCCTGCCTGATGTTTACATTGAATGTGAGGAATGCAAGGGCACACGCTACAACCGGGAAACCCGAGAAGTAAAATACAGGGGTAAGTCGATTGCAGAAGTCCTGGATATGACCGTTGAAGAGGCTGCCGAACATTTTGAGAATATTCCTGGAATCAAAAACAAACTCGATACTTTAACAAGAGTCGGGCTGGGCTATATCAAACTAGGTCAGAGCTCAACAACGCTTTCAGGCGGGGAAGCCCAGAGGATCAAACTGACAAGGGAACTCTCCAAAAAATGTACCGGAAAAACGATTTACCTCCTTGATGAGCCTACAACCGGGCTTCACTTCCATGACGTTAAAAAACTTATAGCAGTTCTCAACAGGCTTGTTGCAAAAGGAAACACTGTGGTTGTGATAGAGCATAATCTGGATGTAATCAAATCCGCAGACTATATCATCGACCTTGGTCCCGAAGGCGGGAACGCAGGCGGAGAAATTATTGCCGAAGGAACCCCTGAGGAAGTGTCCACAGTTCAGGGAAGCCACACTGCCCGTTTCCTTGCTCCCAAGCTTTCAGCGTCATACCTTGATATATCGGGAGAAGAGTCCATAGAGGCTGTCTTCGAAGAAGGAGAAGAATTTGAGGCCAACTCTGATGAAGTTGAAGACGATATGTACGGGGATTCCGAAGACTTTGAGGAAGATTCTGAAGAAAACTTTGAAAAAGACTTTGAAAAAGACTCCGAAAACTCCAGAGATTTCAAGCATAACAAACACAGGACAGATAAAGCACTTGGAGAGCAGTTTATTTAA
- the uvrC gene encoding excinuclease ABC subunit UvrC, translating to MIDLEALPHLPGCYLFKNEEGTVIYVGKAKDLKKRVSSYFQKRDHDPKTTSLMEAVRGLDFIVTNTEVEAFLLENTLIKKHWPRYNILLKDSKRYACIHLTEEKFPRIRLARKRVDSGNFFGPFVSAKERDYIFEVVRKTFQLRTCKQMPKRACLRYHIAACSGPCIGAISMEDYAEKVKKAASVLKGNIKELIESMETEMKELASRQQFEQAISLRDEITALEYLQEKQNMERQKKHNEDILNYIVRDDTVYLMLFKVYKGTLEDKQDYVFAFGENFLEEFLVQYYSENEPPEELILPESLEESFVDFLSHVKGTKVKVTVPKQGEKKELLDLALKNVEIGFFGDRKKLEALQSKLSLPKLPNVIECFDISHLSGTATVGSMVQFRGGRPDKHNYRRFKIESVEGIDDFASIAEVVHRRYSRLLEDKHDLPDLIIIDGGKGQLSSAFQELRKLKIRVPLISIAKREEEIYVPGIKSPLPIKKDEKASLFVQEIRDEAHRFAITYNRLLRQKSMIPKND from the coding sequence ATGATTGACCTGGAGGCTCTTCCTCACCTACCTGGCTGTTATCTTTTCAAGAACGAAGAGGGGACTGTGATTTATGTAGGCAAGGCAAAGGACCTCAAAAAGCGGGTAAGCAGCTACTTCCAGAAAAGGGATCACGACCCAAAAACAACGAGCCTTATGGAGGCTGTAAGGGGCCTTGATTTTATTGTCACGAACACGGAAGTAGAGGCTTTCCTTCTGGAAAACACCCTTATTAAAAAACACTGGCCAAGGTACAATATTCTTCTAAAGGACTCAAAGCGATATGCCTGCATTCATTTAACAGAAGAAAAGTTTCCAAGGATCAGGCTTGCCCGGAAAAGGGTTGATAGTGGAAATTTTTTTGGACCTTTTGTTTCGGCAAAGGAGAGAGATTACATTTTCGAGGTTGTAAGAAAAACCTTTCAGCTCCGGACCTGCAAACAGATGCCGAAACGGGCCTGCCTCAGATACCATATAGCGGCATGCAGCGGGCCCTGCATAGGTGCAATTTCCATGGAGGACTATGCCGAGAAAGTTAAGAAAGCTGCTTCTGTTCTCAAAGGCAATATCAAAGAACTTATTGAGTCCATGGAAACAGAGATGAAGGAACTGGCATCAAGACAGCAATTCGAGCAGGCCATATCTCTCAGGGATGAGATTACAGCCCTTGAATACCTTCAGGAAAAACAAAACATGGAGAGGCAGAAAAAGCATAACGAGGACATCCTGAACTATATTGTCAGGGATGATACAGTTTATCTCATGCTCTTCAAGGTTTACAAAGGCACGCTTGAGGATAAGCAGGACTATGTTTTTGCCTTCGGGGAAAATTTCCTGGAGGAATTCTTGGTGCAATATTATTCCGAGAACGAGCCGCCTGAAGAACTTATCCTGCCCGAATCGCTTGAAGAGTCATTTGTTGATTTCCTCTCTCATGTCAAGGGAACAAAAGTTAAAGTTACGGTTCCGAAACAGGGAGAGAAAAAAGAGCTTCTCGACCTTGCCCTGAAAAATGTTGAGATTGGTTTCTTCGGAGACCGAAAAAAGCTCGAGGCCTTGCAAAGTAAGTTATCCCTTCCGAAACTTCCGAATGTCATAGAATGTTTTGACATTTCCCATCTCTCAGGCACGGCTACGGTCGGTTCAATGGTTCAGTTCCGTGGGGGTAGACCCGATAAACACAATTATCGCCGCTTCAAGATCGAGAGCGTTGAAGGGATCGATGACTTCGCTTCCATTGCCGAGGTTGTACACAGGCGCTATTCCCGTCTGCTTGAAGATAAACACGACCTGCCTGACCTTATTATTATAGATGGGGGAAAAGGGCAGCTCTCTTCAGCTTTTCAGGAACTCAGAAAGCTCAAAATCAGGGTTCCTCTTATTTCTATAGCAAAAAGGGAAGAAGAAATCTATGTGCCTGGAATTAAGTCCCCTCTTCCCATCAAAAAAGACGAGAAAGCCTCACTTTTTGTCCAGGAAATCCGGGACGAAGCTCACAGGTTTGCAATTACCTACAACCGTCTGTTAAGACAAAAATCGATGATCCCTAAAAATGATTGA